The Polynucleobacter sp. HIN7 genomic interval GACTCCTATGTTTAGTCAATGCGCCAGCCACTGGTGATCACCAACAACCCACTCAAGCCGAGATTGAATCATGTCAAGAAAAATCCCTTTCCCTACTCGAACACTGTGGCCTCAATCTCTCCTTAGCGGATGCAACGGTAACGCGCACTACGCCACAGGACTTTCATCGCCTCTTTCCGGCAACGGGTGGGGCTCTTTATGGCCAAGCCAATCACGGCTGGATGGATACCTTTCGTCGGCCAGCAGCTCAAACAGCGATACCGGGTCTTTATCTAGCGGGGGGCAGCGCGCATCCGGGGGCGGGAGTGCCCATGGCGGCCCTCTCAGGTCGTATGGCGGCCGCAACCCTGATGGGTCACCTCGGTTTGACCAAGCGGTCGGGTCGGGTGCTTATCTCTGGTGGTACGTCGATGCCTTAAGTGATGATGGCCAGCATGGTCTGGTCATGATTGCATTTGTGGGGAGCGTGTTCTCCCCATACTATGCCTTAGCACGCCGTCGCCATGCCCATGTTGATCCAGAAAACCATTGTGCGATTAATTTAGCGATCTATAGTCCGGGTAATAAGCGCTGGACCATGACCGAGCGCAGCGCAGCGAGTATTTCTCGCAATCAAACCGAGTTTGTAATTGGGCCTAGCAGCCTCCATTGGAATGGTGACCATTTGCGGGTTGATTTTGTGGAACGCGCCGTCCCATTTGGTCAACGCGTCGTTGGGCACTTCAAACTATACCCAAAACAATTATTTAATTTCTCAACCCATCTAGATGATCAGCATAAGCATCGCTGGGGACCCTTAGCCCCTGCCGCGCGTATCGAGGTTGAACTAGAGTCACCCAACATTCAATGGAAAGGTAATGCTTATTTTGATTCTAATGAGGGAGATGAACCGATTGCAATTCCGTTTAAAGATTGGGATTGGTCACGTGCACAATTAAGTGGTGAGCGTACTGCAGTCATCTATGATGTGCGCCAGCGTAATGGGATAGAACGAGTCTTGGGGCTCATTTTTACTCCGGATGGTCGCATTGAGCACTTTGAACCCCCTCCTCGTCAAGCTCTTCCCAAAACAGGTTGGCGGATTCAGAGGCAAATGCGTAACCCGAAGGATGCCCAACTCAAGATCTTGGAAACACTGGAAGATACGCCTTTTTATGCACGCTCGGTTCTCAGCAGCGAGCTACTCGGTGAGCGTGTGACTTCATTTCATGAGACGCTCGATGTTCCAAGACTCTCATCTTGGGCAGTGCAGTTTATGCTTCCTTGGCGGATGCCGAGGGTGAAGTAATTGATTCGCGGTTAACGCAGTGGTTGAATAAAACGATCGGCCACAGTCATTTCCGCTTCTCGCTTTCGCTCCTCAACTCGCTCGAGTAGATCAACGACCCAAGTCAGTCTTTCGTGAATAGTTCCACCGTAATGACGGATGTGCGGTGTTTTATTCACCGCCTCAATCAAGAACTGAATCGAGGGATGTGCTTCTGGGTTAAAACGTCGGATCGAGAACTTCGCAATAATGGCTGAAGTGGCATGGGTTAATAAGACCAGTTTGCGTTGCTTTGAGACCACCGCCCGAACTGATACAGAATCCAGGTTCAAGCGCTCGACTTCACGACCAATCTCCGCATAAATCAGACGTGCTGCAGCAATCGCTGGGCGACAGTCCCACGGCAAGTCACTAATTCCGATCTCGGCTTGCGTATAGAGTTTGTCGGCCTCTTTGAGAAGCCGCGCTACTACGCGTGAGATTGCCTCATTAAATTGTGGGTTTGCTAACCACTCCTTGGGTTCAAGCCCCTCCTCCCTCATCCACTCGATGGGCAGGTAGATCCTGCCGTTCATCGCATCTTCACCCACATCACGCGCAATATTGGTTAATTGCATCGCAAGGCCAAGTTCACAAGCACGCGCCACGGTCTCGGACTCACGCTTTCCCATGATCAAACACATCATGGCGCCAACCGTACCAGCGACGCGTGCACAGTAATCGAGTAACTCATCAAAGGTCTCGTAGGTGCGGTACTGCGTATCCCATGCATATCCCTCAATCAATGCGAGTGGTAACTCTTTAGGGATATCAAAGGCACGCACCACCTCTGCTAGCGCCCGATCAGCCGCCTCATCAATGGGTTGACCTAAATAGATGACATCTAATCGCTTTTGTAGAGTGATAATCGATTGCTCAGTAGCGTCTGCTGCATCGGCAATATCATCGGTGATCCGACAAAATGCATACAGAGCCGTAGCAGGATCCCGTACACGACTGGGCAATACACGCGAGGCAGCAAAAAAGGATTTGGAGCCATCGCGCATGGTTTCGACGCACTCACTGAGGTCCTGATCAAAGCGCTTCGAGCTGCGATTCATTGCGCATACCCCTTTGCCACATTAATGGGATGGGGAACCACTGACATTAAAGCCTTCGCAGATGACAAAACACCCGGAATTCCGGCGCCAGGATGGGTGCCGGCACCCACCATATACAGTCCTTTTACATCCTCGCTACGGTTATGCGGTCTAAACCACGCACTTTGCAATAAGAGCGGCTCAAATCCAAAGGCAGCACCTTTGACTGACAACAACCGATCCTGAAAATCCTGCGGTGTGGTGCAAAACGAGGTAGTGACATGTTTTTGAAAACCAGGCAGTACTGATTGATCCAGATACTCTGCAATCGCCTGGCGATAGGACTCTGCAGTCTCTTGCCAGTTTGTGCCACTGTCTAAGTTTGGCACAGGTGACAAGACATAAAAGGTGTCATGACCTGTGGGCGCAAGACTCGGATCGGTCGCGGTTGGGCGATGTAAATAGAGACTGAAATCTTTCGCCAGCACTTTACGTTTGAAGATATCTTCCAGCAACTCGCGGTAACGCTTGCCCAGTAAAATCATATGGTGGGGGATGTCAGGATATTGCTGATTAGTTCCAAAATACCAAACAAACAAACTCATTGAATATTTGCTACGAGCTACTTTCTTATCGGTCCAAACCTTGCGATGCTGCGGTTCAATCAGCTTCTGGTAGGTCCAAGCGGCATCAGCATTCGAGACCACGATATCGGCTGGCACAAAATTACCATCTGCTAGCGTAATACCAACGGCTTTGCCATCACGCACCTCAATGCGCTTTACCTCCTGGTTGCATTGCACATCCACCCCTAAATCAGCCAATAAACGAACTAAGCCCTTAATCAGGGAGCCGGTACCGCCCATGGCTGAGAACACGCCGTGCTTGCGCTCCAAAGAATTAATGAGCGAGTACACCGCCGTTACCGAAAAAGGATTGCCGCCGATGAGAAGCGGATGAAAACTCATCACTTGGCGTAACTTGTCGTTCTTCAAATGTCTTGCAACCAGTGTGTAGATGCTCTCCCAGGCCTTCATCTTCACCATCGATGGGAATGCCTCGAATAAATCACTTAGGGAGTCAAAGGCGACATTACTGAGTTCTTCAAAGCCCAGTTGATAGCATTTCTCGGCCTCAGCTAGAAAACGATCATAGCCCGGCAAGTCTGCTAGACTAAACTTAGCAACCTCATCACGCATGCGCGCCAGATCGCCTGTGTAATCAAAATGGCTGCCATCATCAAACCGAATTCGATAAAACGGATCCATCAGCCGCAGATCAACATCATTCACAAGTTTTTCACCGCATAGCTCCCATAACTCTTCAAGTAAAAAGGGAGCCGTAATAATGGTGGGCCCGGCATCAAAGGTATAACCGTCGCGTTGATGTACATAGGCGCGCCCACCGGGCTTATCGAGCTTCTCAAATACCTTCACGCGGTAGCCCTTATGCGAAAGCCGAATCGCTGCAGCTAAACCACCAAAACCACTCCCAATCACCACCGCAATCGGGCGGTCATCACTGGGCAGATAGGTTCGTTTGAGCATGGCTTCCTAATTTAGAAAAAAATGGCGCCACGAAGGACGCCATAAGTACCGGTTACATCATTCCTTACTTCATCGCTACAGTATTACTCTT includes:
- a CDS encoding carotenoid 1,2-hydratase, which gives rise to MIAFVGSVFSPYYALARRRHAHVDPENHCAINLAIYSPGNKRWTMTERSAASISRNQTEFVIGPSSLHWNGDHLRVDFVERAVPFGQRVVGHFKLYPKQLFNFSTHLDDQHKHRWGPLAPAARIEVELESPNIQWKGNAYFDSNEGDEPIAIPFKDWDWSRAQLSGERTAVIYDVRQRNGIERVLGLIFTPDGRIEHFEPPPRQALPKTGWRIQRQMRNPKDAQLKILETLEDTPFYARSVLSSELLGERVTSFHETLDVPRLSSWAVQFMLPWRMPRVK
- a CDS encoding phytoene/squalene synthase family protein gives rise to the protein MNRSSKRFDQDLSECVETMRDGSKSFFAASRVLPSRVRDPATALYAFCRITDDIADAADATEQSIITLQKRLDVIYLGQPIDEAADRALAEVVRAFDIPKELPLALIEGYAWDTQYRTYETFDELLDYCARVAGTVGAMMCLIMGKRESETVARACELGLAMQLTNIARDVGEDAMNGRIYLPIEWMREEGLEPKEWLANPQFNEAISRVVARLLKEADKLYTQAEIGISDLPWDCRPAIAAARLIYAEIGREVERLNLDSVSVRAVVSKQRKLVLLTHATSAIIAKFSIRRFNPEAHPSIQFLIEAVNKTPHIRHYGGTIHERLTWVVDLLERVEERKREAEMTVADRFIQPLR
- a CDS encoding phytoene desaturase gives rise to the protein MLKRTYLPSDDRPIAVVIGSGFGGLAAAIRLSHKGYRVKVFEKLDKPGGRAYVHQRDGYTFDAGPTIITAPFLLEELWELCGEKLVNDVDLRLMDPFYRIRFDDGSHFDYTGDLARMRDEVAKFSLADLPGYDRFLAEAEKCYQLGFEELSNVAFDSLSDLFEAFPSMVKMKAWESIYTLVARHLKNDKLRQVMSFHPLLIGGNPFSVTAVYSLINSLERKHGVFSAMGGTGSLIKGLVRLLADLGVDVQCNQEVKRIEVRDGKAVGITLADGNFVPADIVVSNADAAWTYQKLIEPQHRKVWTDKKVARSKYSMSLFVWYFGTNQQYPDIPHHMILLGKRYRELLEDIFKRKVLAKDFSLYLHRPTATDPSLAPTGHDTFYVLSPVPNLDSGTNWQETAESYRQAIAEYLDQSVLPGFQKHVTTSFCTTPQDFQDRLLSVKGAAFGFEPLLLQSAWFRPHNRSEDVKGLYMVGAGTHPGAGIPGVLSSAKALMSVVPHPINVAKGYAQ